Proteins encoded by one window of Arachis hypogaea cultivar Tifrunner chromosome 1, arahy.Tifrunner.gnm2.J5K5, whole genome shotgun sequence:
- the LOC112797025 gene encoding vacuolar protein sorting 38 isoform X2 → MEPNQNISLLTTTTDPEDLRVIEWEDFESELARLSSLSSALNEAKEKKRRLHQKLHDLIQVNAESLGRVNELEEMRQKLESKKLMVENMSVRSRLAKEDACRQEEQLGGAVQSLLVAGGALSVASRNLQESSRALSEEKGYVCLRNSQKMLKMRQQHMASQISMLYPVKITVGPAQEQVELEAYPSGTPAGLKPVNQGSLTIQGLHLTMLSFKKMSFFTDKKEIQRSATALGYVAHAVSLVASYLRVPLRYPLRLGGSHSYIIDNAPSIEPTSSESTSNAMTSANTKHVEFPLFLEGQETTRAAYAVFLLNKDLEQLLNFIGAKSLGPRHILANLRELFRTIQSKAFIENLI, encoded by the exons ATGGAACCAAACCAGAACATCTCGTTGCTGACGACGACGACCGATCCAGAAGATTTGAGAGTGATTGAGTGGGAGGATTTCGAAAGCGAGCTTGCGAGGTTGTCGAGTCTCTCTTCTGCGCTCAATGAAGCCAAGGAGAAGAAGCGTCGTCTTCATCAGAAGCTCCATGACCTCATCCAG GTCAATGCTGAATCATTGGGCCGTGTAAATGAACTTGAAGAAATGCGGCAGAAATtggaatcaaagaaattgatGGTGGAGAATATGTCTGTGCGATCTAGGCTGGCAAAGGAGGATGCTTGCAGGCAAGAAGAGCAGCTTGGTGGTGCAGTCCAATCGCTGTTGGTGGCAGGAGGTGCTCTTTCCGTGGCTAGCAGAAATCTTCAG GAGTCAAGTCGGGCACTGTCTGAAGAAAAAGGCTATGTTTGTctaagaaattcacagaagatgCTAAAAATGAGGCAACAACATATGGCATCTCAAATTTCAATGCTATATCCTGTGAAGATCACTGTTGGACCAGCACAAGAGCAAGTTGAGCTTGAAGCATATCCTTCAG GAACTCCTGCTGGACTTAAACCAGTTAATCAAGGGTCGTTGACAATTCAGGGCCTGCATTTGACAATGCTATCTTTTAAGAAGATGAGCTTTTTCACCGATAAGAAAGAAATTCAAAGGTCTGCTACTGCCCTAGGATATGTTGCACAT GCTGTTTCACTTGTAGCCTCATACTTGCGAGTACCTTTGCGCTATCCGTTACGATTGGGGGGTTCTCATTCATATATCATTGACAATGCTCCTTCCATAGAGCCAACGTCATCTGAATCTACATCAAATGCAATGACTTCTGCAAACACCAAGCATGTGGAATTCCCCCTATTTTTAGAAGGTCAAGAAACAACAAGAGCGGCTTATGCTGTATTCTTGTTAAATAAG GATTTAGAGCAGCTTTTGAATTTCATTGGTGCAAAGAGTTTGGGACCACGCCATATATTGGCTAATTTGAGGGAGCTTTTTAGGACTATCCAGTCTAAAGCTTTCATAGAGAACTTGATCTAG
- the LOC112797025 gene encoding vacuolar protein sorting 38 isoform X1: MEPNQNISLLTTTTDPEDLRVIEWEDFESELARLSSLSSALNEAKEKKRRLHQKLHDLIQVNAESLGRVNELEEMRQKLESKKLMVENMSVRSRLAKEDACRQEEQLGGAVQSLLVAGGALSVASRNLQESSRALSEEKGYVCLRNSQKMLKMRQQHMASQISMLYPVKITVGPAQEQVELEAYPSGSLSGTPAGLKPVNQGSLTIQGLHLTMLSFKKMSFFTDKKEIQRSATALGYVAHAVSLVASYLRVPLRYPLRLGGSHSYIIDNAPSIEPTSSESTSNAMTSANTKHVEFPLFLEGQETTRAAYAVFLLNKDLEQLLNFIGAKSLGPRHILANLRELFRTIQSKAFIENLI; the protein is encoded by the exons ATGGAACCAAACCAGAACATCTCGTTGCTGACGACGACGACCGATCCAGAAGATTTGAGAGTGATTGAGTGGGAGGATTTCGAAAGCGAGCTTGCGAGGTTGTCGAGTCTCTCTTCTGCGCTCAATGAAGCCAAGGAGAAGAAGCGTCGTCTTCATCAGAAGCTCCATGACCTCATCCAG GTCAATGCTGAATCATTGGGCCGTGTAAATGAACTTGAAGAAATGCGGCAGAAATtggaatcaaagaaattgatGGTGGAGAATATGTCTGTGCGATCTAGGCTGGCAAAGGAGGATGCTTGCAGGCAAGAAGAGCAGCTTGGTGGTGCAGTCCAATCGCTGTTGGTGGCAGGAGGTGCTCTTTCCGTGGCTAGCAGAAATCTTCAG GAGTCAAGTCGGGCACTGTCTGAAGAAAAAGGCTATGTTTGTctaagaaattcacagaagatgCTAAAAATGAGGCAACAACATATGGCATCTCAAATTTCAATGCTATATCCTGTGAAGATCACTGTTGGACCAGCACAAGAGCAAGTTGAGCTTGAAGCATATCCTTCAGGTAGCCTATCAG GAACTCCTGCTGGACTTAAACCAGTTAATCAAGGGTCGTTGACAATTCAGGGCCTGCATTTGACAATGCTATCTTTTAAGAAGATGAGCTTTTTCACCGATAAGAAAGAAATTCAAAGGTCTGCTACTGCCCTAGGATATGTTGCACAT GCTGTTTCACTTGTAGCCTCATACTTGCGAGTACCTTTGCGCTATCCGTTACGATTGGGGGGTTCTCATTCATATATCATTGACAATGCTCCTTCCATAGAGCCAACGTCATCTGAATCTACATCAAATGCAATGACTTCTGCAAACACCAAGCATGTGGAATTCCCCCTATTTTTAGAAGGTCAAGAAACAACAAGAGCGGCTTATGCTGTATTCTTGTTAAATAAG GATTTAGAGCAGCTTTTGAATTTCATTGGTGCAAAGAGTTTGGGACCACGCCATATATTGGCTAATTTGAGGGAGCTTTTTAGGACTATCCAGTCTAAAGCTTTCATAGAGAACTTGATCTAG
- the LOC114924072 gene encoding endochitinase, which yields MGNTKLPYFMLSLLILLHGAKAEQCGRQANGALCPNSLCCSQWGWCGTTDPYCGSGCQSQCKGSTPSNPSPPPPPPTPIGGGGGGSGGGDVANILTSSMFDQMLKHRNDPSCPGKGFYTYDAFIAAARTSAGFGTTGDDATRKREIAAFLGQTSHETTGGWPSAPDGPYAWGYCFLSEVGATADYCVASDEWPCSPGKKYYGRGPIQISYNYNYGPAGKAIGVDLLNNPDLVATNPTVSFLTALWFWMTPQGSKPSCHDVITGKWTPSDADKLAGRVPGFGVITNIINGGIECGHGSDSRVQDRIGFYQRYCQMLGVSPGDNLDCGNQRSFA from the exons atgggAAATACCAAATTACCTTATTTTATGCTAAGCCTCTTAATATTATTGCATGGTGCAAAAGCAGAACAATGTGGTAGACAAGCAAATGGAGCATTATGCCCAAACAGTTTATGCTGTAGCCAATGGGGTTGGTGTGGTACCACAGACCCTTATTGTGGTTCTGGTTGCCAAAGCCAATGCAAAGGTTCAACACCTTCAAATCCGTCACCACCACCTCCGCCACCAACACctattggtggtggtggtggcggcagTGGCGGCGGCGATGTTGCTAATATACTTACTTCTTCTATGTTTGATCAGATGCTTAAGCACCGGAATGATCCTAGCTGTCCAGGGAAAGGATTCTATACCTATGATGCCTTCATTGCCGCTGCTCGCACTTCCGCTGGTTTTGGCACCACCGGTGACGACGCCACCCGCAAGAGGGAGATTGCTGCTTTCTTGGGTCAAACTTCTCATGAAACCACAG GAGGGTGGCCAAGTGCACCTGATGGGCCATATGCATGGGGATATTGCTTTCTTAGCGAAGTTGGCGCCACAGCAGATTATTGTGTTGCCTCCGACGAGTGGCCTTGTTCTCCCGGTAAAAAATATTATGGAAGAGGACCAATCCAAATCTCTTA CAATTACAACTATGGTCCAGCGGGTAAAGCTATAGGAGTTGATCTTCTTAACAATCCTGATCTTGTAGCCACAAATCCAACCGTGTCATTCCTAACAGCATTATGGTTTTGGATGACACCGCAAGGGAGTAAACCATCCTGTCATGATGTCATCACCGGAAAATGGACGCCGTCTGATGCTGACAAGTTGGCCGGCCGAGTTCCCGGTTTTGGTGTGATCACTAACATAATCAATGGTGGAATTGAATGCGGGCACGGGTCGGATTCTCGGGTCCAAGATCGGATCGGTTTCTATCAAAGGTATTGTCAGATGTTGGGAGTGAGCCCTGGAGACAACTTGGATTGTGGCAACCAACGGTCATTTGCTTAG
- the LOC112797055 gene encoding endochitinase 2, which translates to MGYTKLPYLIIILAFLLVLGRTTRAQQCGTQANGALCQDNLCCSQYGYCGNTTDYCGNGCQSQCGGGTSNGGDVSSIITSAIFDEMLKYRNDPRCKGNGFYTYDAFLTAAGSFSAFGTTGDDATKRRELAAFFGQTSHETTGGWASAPDGPYAWGYCFINENNQDADYCTPSTQWPCAPGKKYYGRGPIQLTHNYNYGPAGNAIGSDLLNNPDLVATDPVISFKTAIWFWMTPQGNKPSCHNVITGGWTPSSTDTAAGRVPGYGVITNIINGGLECGHGPDSRVEDRIGFYSRYCSMLGVSTGNNLDCNNQSPF; encoded by the exons atgggtTACACCAAATTGCCCTATCTTATAATAATATTAGCTTTCTTATTAGTGCTTGGTAGAACCACAAGAGCACAACAATGTGGTACACAAGCAAATGGAGCATTGTGCCAAGACAACTTATGTTGTAGCCAATATGGTTATTGTGGTAACACAACTGATTATTGTGGTAACGGTTGCCAAAGTCAATGTGGTGGTGGTACTTCTAATGGTGGTGATGTTAGTAGTATCATTACTTCCGCcatatttgatgaaatgcttaaGTACAGAAATGATCCACGGTGTAAGGGTAACGGATTCTACACTTATGATGCATTTCTTACCGCCGCTGGCTCTTTCTCCGCCTTCGGCACCACCGGTGATGATGCCACCAAGAGGAGGGAGCTTGCTGCCTTTTTTGGTCAAACTTCCCATGAAACCACAG gaggaTGGGCAAGTGCACCAGATGGTCCATATGCTTGGGGGTATTGCTTTATCAATGAAAATAACCAGGACGCAGATTATTGTACACCCTCTACACAATGGCCATGTGCTCCTGGCAAAAAATACTATGGAAGAGGACCAATTCAACTCACTCa CAATTACAATTACGGGCCAGCGGGTAATGCTATAGGATCAGATCTTCTAAACAATCCTGATCTAGTAGCAACTGATCCAGTTATTTCATTTAAGACAGCCATATGGTTTTGGATGACACCACAAGGAAATAAGCCATCATGTCATAATGTCATTACCGGAGGATGGACGCCGTCTTCTACCGATACAGCCGCCGGCCGAGTCCCTGGATATGGTGTCATCACCAACATAATCAATGGTGGGCTTGAATGCGGACACGGGCCAGATTCTCGGGTCGAAGATCGGATTGGGTTTTATAGTAGGTATTGCTCAATGTTGGGAGTTAGCACTGGAAATAATTTGGATTGCAACAATCAAAGTCCATTTTAG